The following are encoded in a window of Brachyhypopomus gauderio isolate BG-103 unplaced genomic scaffold, BGAUD_0.2 sc107, whole genome shotgun sequence genomic DNA:
- the LOC143497361 gene encoding neuromedin-K receptor-like — protein MSNFTGNFTNKFAQPPWRVALWSLAYSLVLVVAVLGNLVVIWIILAHKRMRTVTNYFLLNLAVSDVSMAVFNTLINFVYAAHGEWYFGDAYCKFHNFLPVAAVFASIYSMSAIAVDRYMAIIHPLKPRFSATITKVVIGCVWGAAVVLAFPLCFYSTTKAVPLRTLCHVAWPHSAEDAFMYHIVVAFLVYLLPLVVMGITYTIVGFTLWGGGIPGHSSENYLEQLQAKRKVVKMMVVVVLTFALCWLPYHVYFIVTGLDRSLMKWKSIQQVYLSVLWLAMSSTMYNPIIYCCLNSRFRAGFKRAFRWCPCVHLSDLDELELKTTRFHPTRQSSLYTVTRLDSCADSHTLASRRKSSSTSRHGSFVSQSHHVTRSSLNGSIQCNPGNNPVI, from the exons ATGTCAAATTTCACGGGTAACTTTACCAACAAGTTCGCGCAGCCGCCGTGGCGCGTGGCGCTGTGGTCGCTGGCGTACAgtttggtgctggtggtggcgGTTCTGGGGAACCTGGTGGTGATATGGATCATACTGGCGCACAAAAGGATGCGCACGGTCACAAATTACTTCTTGTTGAACTTAGCCGTGTCCGACGTGTCCATGGCGGTGTTTAACACGCTCATCAATTTCGTGTACGCCGCGCACGGTGAGTGGTACTTCGGCGACGCGTACTGCAAGTTCCACAACTTTCTCCCGGTGGCCGCGGTGTTCGCCAGCATCTACTCCATGAGCGCCATCGCCGTGGACCG GTATATGGCCATCATACACCCACTGAAACCTCGTTTCTCAGCAACCATTACCAAGGTGGTCAttggatgtgtgtggggtgcagCGGTTGTTCTGGCCTTCCCTTTGTGTTTCTACTCGACAACGAAGGCTGTGCCTTTGAGGACACTGTGTCACGTAGCCTGGCCCCACAGCGCCGAAGATGCCTTCAT GTACCATATCGTCGTCGCCTTTTTAGTGTATCTGCTGCCCCTAGTGGTGATGGGTATCACCTACACTATAGTGGGATTTACACTGTGGGGGGGTGGCATTCCGGGACATTCCTCAGAGAACTACCTGGAACAACTGCAAGCCAAACGCAAG GTGGTgaagatgatggtggtggtggtgttgaccTTCGCACTGTGCTGGTTACCATACCATGTCTACTTCATTGTGACGGGCCTGGACAGGAGTCTCATGAAGTGGAAGTCCATCCAGCAGGTCTATCTATCAGTGCTGTGGCTGGCTATGAGCTCCACCATGTACAACCCCATTATCTACTGCTGCCTGAACAGCAG GTTCCGGGCAGGATTTAAGCGAGCATTCCGCTGGTGCCCTTGTGTTCACCTGTCGGACTTGGATGAACTGGAGCTGAAGACGACCCGCTTCCACCCAACCAGGCAGAGCAGCCTGTACACCGTAACCCGGCTGGACTCGTGtgctgactcacacacactagcttCACGCCGTAAAAGCTCCTCCACCAGTCGCCATGGCAGCTTCGTCAGCCAATCACACCACGTCACCCGAAGCTCACTGAATGGTAGCATCCAATGTAACCCTGGAAACAACCCTGTTATCTAG